The following coding sequences lie in one Nonomuraea muscovyensis genomic window:
- a CDS encoding polysaccharide deacetylase family protein, protein MRLRVITGVGTVTIAAIVSGCGSEPAPQAKPPATADAAAAKQSKAARAAAAAKVKANELGQVPVLMYHRITEKPATTDDRSPAQFRADLDRLARDGYVPVTAAEFVTGKMDIPAGKHPVVITFDDSSPSQLTLDETGQPKPDTAVAILREAAAKHPGFRPVATFYVTRDMFGKSVKEEQAQVLIWLKDNGFDIGNHTRDHLNLRGMAKSGVQEQIGAIAKEIGALAGIKPVTIALPYGNQPSTKEWAARGRLGAASYDHKGVFLAGYTPASSPFSRSFDPLGIPRIKAMDKKGDCAQFCSTAWLDWLKSNPDMRYTSDGDVTTVAFPKFKNPFLSTTHKPYALPY, encoded by the coding sequence ATGCGACTGCGTGTCATCACTGGGGTGGGTACGGTCACGATCGCCGCGATCGTGAGCGGCTGTGGCTCCGAGCCCGCGCCGCAGGCCAAGCCGCCGGCCACGGCCGACGCGGCGGCGGCGAAGCAGAGCAAGGCCGCCAGGGCCGCCGCCGCGGCGAAGGTCAAGGCGAACGAGCTGGGGCAGGTGCCGGTGCTCATGTACCACCGGATCACCGAGAAGCCGGCGACCACGGACGACCGCAGTCCGGCGCAGTTCCGGGCCGACCTCGACCGGCTGGCCCGCGACGGGTACGTACCCGTCACCGCCGCCGAGTTCGTCACCGGCAAGATGGACATCCCGGCAGGCAAGCACCCCGTCGTCATCACCTTCGACGACTCCTCGCCCTCGCAGCTCACGCTGGACGAGACCGGCCAGCCGAAGCCGGACACGGCGGTCGCCATCCTGCGCGAGGCGGCCGCCAAGCACCCCGGCTTCCGCCCGGTGGCCACCTTCTACGTGACGCGCGACATGTTCGGCAAGTCCGTCAAGGAGGAGCAGGCGCAGGTCCTGATCTGGCTCAAGGACAACGGCTTCGACATCGGCAACCACACACGCGACCACCTCAACCTGCGCGGCATGGCCAAGAGCGGCGTCCAGGAGCAGATCGGGGCCATCGCCAAGGAGATCGGCGCGCTGGCCGGGATCAAGCCGGTCACCATCGCCCTGCCGTACGGCAACCAGCCGAGCACCAAGGAGTGGGCCGCACGCGGCAGGCTCGGCGCCGCCTCCTACGACCACAAGGGCGTCTTCCTGGCCGGCTACACCCCGGCGTCGTCGCCGTTCAGCAGGTCGTTCGACCCGCTGGGCATCCCCCGGATCAAGGCCATGGACAAGAAGGGCGACTGCGCCCAGTTCTGCTCCACGGCCTGGCTCGACTGGCTGAAGAGCAACCCGGACATGCGCTACACCTCCGACGGCGACGTGACGACGGTGGCGTTCCCCAAGTTCAAGAACCCGTTCCTGAGCACGACGCACAAGCCGTACGCGCTGCCGTACTGA
- the galE gene encoding UDP-glucose 4-epimerase GalE, with protein MKLLVTGGAGYIGSVVAAQLVEAGHEVTVLDDLSTGHADAVPEGARFVQGSITEAGEALRGVEAVLHFAAKSLVGESVQQPGLYWSHNLGGTLALLDAMHEAGVRRIVFSSTAATYGEPERSPIEEGDPTRPTNPYGASKLAVDTALTAYAGLRGLGAVSLRYFNVAGAYGRYRERHTVETHLIPNVLKVATGERESVNVFGTDYPTPDGTCVRDYVHVADLARAHLLALESVTEGRHEIYNLGNGTGFSVQEVISVCREVTGHEIPAVVGPRRPGDPAVLVASSQRIQSELGWKAERAELRDIVADAWAALSGS; from the coding sequence ATGAAGCTACTGGTCACCGGAGGCGCCGGATACATCGGCAGCGTCGTCGCGGCCCAGCTCGTCGAGGCCGGGCACGAGGTGACCGTGCTCGACGACCTCTCGACCGGCCACGCCGACGCCGTACCGGAGGGCGCCCGGTTCGTCCAGGGCTCCATCACCGAGGCCGGAGAGGCGCTGCGGGGCGTCGAGGCGGTGCTGCACTTCGCGGCCAAGTCGCTGGTCGGCGAGTCCGTGCAGCAGCCGGGGCTCTACTGGTCGCACAACCTCGGCGGCACGCTGGCCCTGCTCGACGCCATGCACGAGGCGGGCGTGCGCCGGATCGTCTTCTCCTCCACCGCGGCCACGTACGGCGAGCCCGAGCGCTCCCCGATCGAGGAGGGCGACCCCACGCGCCCGACCAACCCCTACGGCGCCTCCAAGCTGGCCGTCGACACGGCCCTGACCGCCTACGCCGGGCTGCGCGGGCTGGGCGCGGTGAGCCTGCGCTACTTCAACGTGGCGGGCGCCTACGGCCGCTACCGCGAGCGGCACACCGTCGAGACGCACCTCATCCCCAACGTGCTCAAGGTCGCCACCGGCGAGCGGGAGTCGGTCAACGTGTTCGGCACCGACTACCCGACGCCCGACGGCACGTGCGTGCGCGACTACGTCCACGTCGCGGACCTGGCCCGCGCCCACCTGCTGGCGCTGGAGTCGGTCACCGAGGGCCGGCACGAGATCTACAACCTGGGCAACGGCACGGGCTTCTCGGTCCAGGAGGTGATCTCGGTCTGCCGCGAGGTCACCGGCCATGAGATCCCCGCCGTCGTGGGACCGCGCCGTCCGGGCGACCCGGCCGTGCTGGTCGCCTCGTCGCAGCGGATCCAGAGCGAGCTGGGCTGGAAGGCCGAGCGGGCGGAACTGCGCGACATCGTCGCGGACGCGTGGGCGGCGCTGTCCGGCTCCTGA
- a CDS encoding glucose 1-dehydrogenase yields the protein MSTPATALVTGATTGIGKETSLALARAGHAVVVSGRRTEAGEAVVREIRDNGGEATFIAADVNSEDSVVALVAATVERFGRLDVAVNNAGISLDTGRLADESTSTFQQMLTTNVLGVFWGMKYQIRQMLSQDNPGGAIINLASIAGLGGIRYAANYSATKHAVVGLTKSAALEYATDNIRINGVAPAATKTDILSNAIEAGTWDEATIAALQPVNRMGRPEEIAAAITWLASPAASFVTGTILNVDGGYKAQ from the coding sequence ATGAGCACCCCCGCCACCGCCCTGGTCACCGGAGCCACCACCGGTATCGGCAAGGAGACCAGCCTTGCCCTCGCCCGCGCCGGCCACGCCGTCGTCGTCTCTGGCCGCCGTACCGAGGCCGGTGAAGCCGTCGTCCGTGAAATCCGCGACAACGGCGGCGAAGCCACCTTCATCGCCGCGGACGTCAACTCGGAGGATTCTGTCGTCGCTCTGGTCGCCGCCACCGTCGAGCGTTTCGGCCGACTCGATGTCGCGGTCAACAACGCCGGTATCTCCCTGGACACCGGTCGTCTGGCCGACGAATCCACCAGCACGTTCCAGCAGATGCTCACCACGAACGTGCTCGGTGTCTTCTGGGGCATGAAGTATCAGATCCGGCAGATGCTGAGCCAGGACAACCCCGGCGGGGCCATCATCAACCTGGCCTCGATCGCGGGCCTTGGTGGTATCCGCTACGCGGCCAACTACTCTGCCACCAAGCATGCCGTGGTCGGTCTGACCAAGTCCGCCGCACTGGAGTACGCCACCGACAACATCCGCATCAACGGTGTCGCCCCTGCCGCGACCAAGACCGACATCCTCAGCAACGCCATCGAGGCCGGCACCTGGGACGAGGCCACCATCGCGGCACTTCAGCCGGTGAACCGTATGGGCCGCCCGGAGGAGATCGCCGCGGCCATCACCTGGCTCGCCTCACCGGCGGCGTCCTTCGTCACCGGAACCATCCTCAACGTCGACGGCGGGTACAAGGCCCAGTAG
- a CDS encoding MarR family winged helix-turn-helix transcriptional regulator, translating to MEPVTETTDPLALERQVCFALSIASRSVIGLYRPLLQPLGLTHPQYLAMLALWQHEPLSVKELGELLQLDPGTLSPLLKRLQALGYIHRERNSKDERALAVTLTPAGRQLRAEAEKIPPAIVARLGMDLDELHDLHRALMRVIAATRGTNAPEPQDA from the coding sequence ATGGAGCCTGTGACAGAGACAACAGATCCCCTGGCACTGGAGCGGCAGGTCTGCTTCGCCCTCAGCATCGCCTCCCGCAGCGTGATCGGCCTGTACCGGCCGCTGCTGCAGCCCCTGGGACTGACCCACCCGCAATACCTGGCCATGCTCGCGCTCTGGCAGCACGAGCCTTTGTCGGTCAAGGAGTTGGGCGAGCTGCTCCAGCTCGACCCGGGCACCTTGTCCCCGCTGCTCAAGCGGCTGCAGGCCCTTGGCTACATCCATCGCGAACGCAACAGCAAGGACGAGCGGGCCCTGGCCGTGACCCTCACTCCCGCCGGCCGGCAGCTGAGGGCGGAAGCAGAGAAGATCCCGCCCGCCATCGTGGCCCGTCTCGGCATGGACCTCGACGAGTTGCATGACCTGCACCGGGCGCTGATGCGAGTGATCGCAGCAACACGTGGCACCAACGCCCCCGAGCCGCAGGACGCCTGA
- a CDS encoding SRPBCC family protein, which produces MRSDRAGPGEPPAHTDIHWPAGLTPSDADAFQHDEASIDSPPERVFGYLVDVDGWPSWNPQVRRVRTSGRIGPGAMFQIEFRGLRLDAMVGECVPPSRFGWAGTTTDLSMYQAWLLLPTPSGTRVIAEEMAKGATAITNRDGRAAERTRDGHRELLSRLKHVAGQDSGTEPS; this is translated from the coding sequence ATGCGAAGCGACCGCGCGGGGCCCGGCGAGCCCCCGGCTCACACGGACATCCATTGGCCGGCCGGGCTCACGCCGTCGGATGCGGACGCTTTCCAGCACGACGAAGCGTCGATCGACTCGCCCCCCGAGCGGGTGTTCGGATATCTGGTCGACGTGGATGGGTGGCCGTCGTGGAACCCGCAGGTGCGGCGAGTGCGGACGTCGGGCCGGATCGGTCCGGGCGCCATGTTCCAGATCGAGTTTCGCGGGCTGCGGCTGGACGCGATGGTCGGTGAATGCGTGCCGCCTTCCCGGTTCGGCTGGGCGGGCACCACCACTGACCTGAGCATGTATCAGGCATGGCTGCTCCTCCCGACACCCTCGGGGACACGGGTGATCGCCGAAGAGATGGCGAAAGGCGCCACCGCGATCACGAATCGAGACGGGCGCGCCGCGGAACGGACCCGTGACGGCCATCGGGAACTGCTCAGCCGGTTGAAGCACGTGGCAGGGCAGGACTCCGGAACGGAGCCGTCCTAG
- a CDS encoding nuclear transport factor 2 family protein: MTDAPRPPLPPFTRETAIEKVRLAEDGWNSRDPERVALAYTVDSRWRNRAEFATGRDEIVAFLTRKWDRELEYRLIKELWAFDGNRIAVRFAYEWRDDSGNWFRSYGNENWEFDDDGLMRRRYACINDLPIQESERTFHWPLGRRPDDHPGLSDLDL; this comes from the coding sequence ATGACAGACGCGCCACGCCCTCCGCTCCCGCCGTTCACCCGGGAGACCGCCATCGAGAAGGTCCGCCTGGCGGAAGACGGCTGGAACTCCCGCGACCCGGAGAGGGTCGCTCTGGCCTACACCGTGGACTCACGCTGGAGGAACCGTGCGGAGTTCGCCACCGGCCGCGACGAGATCGTCGCCTTCCTCACCCGCAAGTGGGACCGGGAGCTGGAGTACCGCCTCATCAAGGAGCTGTGGGCCTTCGACGGCAACCGCATCGCCGTGCGCTTCGCCTACGAATGGCGGGACGACTCCGGCAACTGGTTCCGTTCCTACGGCAACGAGAACTGGGAGTTCGACGACGACGGTCTGATGCGCCGCCGCTATGCCTGCATCAACGACCTCCCCATCCAGGAGTCGGAGCGCACGTTCCACTGGCCGCTCGGGCGCCGCCCCGACGATCACCCTGGCCTGAGCGACCTCGACCTCTGA
- a CDS encoding malate dehydrogenase: protein MATPVKVTITGAAGQIGYALLFRIASGQLLGANVPVKLSLLEIPQAVKAAEGTAMELDDCAFPLLSGIEITDNPDVAFDGANVALLVGAMPRKAGMERGDLLGANGGIFGPQGKAINDHAADDIRVLVVGNPANTNALIAQQHAPDVPAERFTAMTRLDHNRALSQLAAKLQVPVTEIKHMTIWGNHSATQYPDLFHAEVGGKVAAEQVDAEWLRDTFIPTVAKRGAAIIEARGASSAASAANAAIDHVHDWVNGTDWTSAAIVSDGSYGVPEGLISSFPVRAVDGRFEIIQGLEIDSFSRERIDASVQELVEERDAVKSLGLI from the coding sequence ATGGCCACGCCCGTCAAGGTGACCATCACCGGTGCCGCCGGTCAGATCGGCTACGCACTGCTGTTCCGCATCGCGTCGGGCCAGCTGCTGGGCGCGAACGTCCCGGTCAAGCTGAGCCTGCTGGAGATCCCGCAGGCGGTGAAGGCAGCCGAGGGCACCGCCATGGAGCTCGACGACTGCGCGTTCCCGCTGCTGTCCGGCATCGAGATCACCGACAACCCCGACGTGGCCTTCGACGGCGCCAACGTGGCCCTCCTCGTGGGCGCGATGCCGCGCAAGGCCGGCATGGAGCGCGGCGACCTGCTCGGCGCCAACGGCGGCATCTTCGGCCCGCAGGGCAAGGCGATCAACGACCACGCCGCCGACGACATCAGGGTCCTGGTGGTCGGCAACCCCGCCAACACCAACGCGCTCATCGCCCAGCAGCACGCGCCCGACGTGCCGGCCGAGCGCTTCACCGCGATGACCCGCCTCGACCACAACCGCGCGCTGTCCCAGCTCGCCGCCAAGCTCCAGGTGCCGGTCACCGAGATCAAGCACATGACGATCTGGGGCAACCACTCCGCCACGCAGTACCCCGACCTGTTCCACGCCGAGGTCGGCGGCAAGGTGGCGGCCGAGCAGGTCGACGCCGAGTGGCTGCGCGACACGTTCATCCCGACCGTCGCCAAGCGCGGTGCGGCGATCATCGAGGCGCGCGGCGCCTCCTCGGCCGCCTCGGCCGCCAACGCCGCGATCGACCACGTCCACGACTGGGTCAACGGCACCGACTGGACCTCCGCCGCGATCGTCTCCGACGGCTCCTACGGGGTGCCCGAGGGGCTCATCTCGTCGTTCCCGGTTCGCGCCGTCGACGGCCGGTTCGAGATCATCCAGGGCCTGGAGATCGACTCCTTCTCGCGCGAGCGCATCGACGCCAGCGTGCAGGAGCTGGTGGAGGAGCGCGACGCGGTCAAGTCGCTCGGCCTCATCTGA
- a CDS encoding ATP-binding protein, translating to MVPAARSLVGRGEELSYIRAYFEDAAVAGGALLLSGEPGVGKTALLDAAAAAASESGTRVLRAAGVEFEADVSYSCLNQLLFPLYGAFEALTAVHRDALRVALGFGSGPAPDRLLVSNAALLLVREVAVEGPLLLVVDDVPWVDRASAAVLGFVARRVVGSRVGFLAASRSNAGGFFEHGGLTELVLRPLPPAVAQDLLTSRFPGLALGVRRRLLAEAGGNPLALLELAAGLSGPQRLASAWAPGSGLPLSRRLQALFAARVSDLPEPCRELMLLGALDGTGDLGLVLAAAGEQRLDDLEPAERDELVRIEDRTRRLEFRHPLIRSAVVEVSTGAERRRAHLVLAEALASQLERRAWHLGEAAVGPDTEVAALLEEAAHRRLRRGDAVGAIASLTRAAELSPDAAGRSRRLAEAAYIGADAGGELGDASRLLVDVRRANPAGGDSLYAAAASAFVLINGEGDVDTAHRLLVGAIEAGDHGWRADNDALDDALHTLLLLCWFAGRPQMWRPFFAALDRLTPEVPDLLWVLARTFADPARTGHRGAARLDTLIAGLHEESDPTRIVRLGTGSVYLDRLAGLREAAWRVVRMGRDGAGPPRRHLGSLLHLCFDDYLTGQWAQASELAEEGLRLCDEHDYRFFTWYFRYVQAMLAAARGEADTSQALTDAILRFAAPRGARAAEGFALHARAVNDIGRGDYDSAYRNASALSPAGSLAPYVPHALWACLDLVEAAVHTDRHAEAAAHVDALGEANIAALSPRLALLSAAAAAITAEDERVEESFEAALALPDVERWPFDLARVRLSYGERLRRMRATAKARAQLGAALEAFERLGARPWAERAAGELRATGMTRPRGATRRPATLTAQEREIAELAGSGLTNKQIAERLFLSHRTVGAHLYQIFPKLGITSRAALRDALAAFPEEATPPDAAEDR from the coding sequence ATGGTCCCTGCGGCGCGGTCACTGGTGGGACGCGGCGAGGAGCTGTCCTACATTCGCGCCTACTTTGAGGACGCCGCCGTTGCCGGCGGGGCGTTGCTGCTGTCCGGCGAGCCCGGAGTGGGGAAGACGGCGCTGCTCGACGCCGCGGCGGCGGCCGCCTCGGAGTCGGGCACGCGGGTGCTGCGCGCGGCCGGGGTGGAGTTCGAAGCCGATGTCAGCTATTCCTGCCTCAACCAGTTGCTGTTCCCCTTGTACGGCGCGTTCGAAGCGCTCACCGCGGTCCACCGCGACGCCCTGCGGGTGGCGCTGGGTTTCGGGAGCGGGCCGGCGCCGGACCGGCTCCTGGTGTCCAACGCGGCCCTGCTGCTGGTTCGCGAGGTCGCCGTGGAGGGGCCGCTGCTGCTCGTCGTCGACGACGTGCCATGGGTGGATCGGGCGAGCGCTGCCGTCCTGGGGTTCGTCGCCCGGAGGGTGGTGGGAAGCAGGGTCGGTTTCCTGGCAGCGTCGCGGTCGAATGCCGGTGGTTTCTTCGAGCACGGGGGGCTCACGGAGCTCGTGCTGCGACCGCTGCCGCCGGCGGTGGCTCAGGATCTGCTCACCAGCCGGTTTCCGGGGCTGGCCCTCGGGGTGCGCCGGCGGCTGCTCGCGGAAGCGGGAGGTAACCCGCTCGCTCTGCTGGAGCTGGCGGCGGGGCTGAGTGGGCCGCAGCGTCTCGCGTCGGCCTGGGCGCCTGGCTCGGGCCTGCCACTGAGCCGGCGCCTGCAGGCGCTGTTCGCGGCACGGGTGTCGGACCTGCCCGAGCCGTGCCGCGAGCTCATGCTGCTGGGGGCGCTGGACGGCACCGGCGATCTCGGGCTGGTGCTGGCGGCGGCCGGCGAGCAGAGGCTCGATGACCTGGAGCCGGCCGAGCGCGACGAGTTGGTGCGGATCGAGGACAGGACGCGGCGTCTTGAGTTCCGTCATCCGCTGATCAGATCGGCGGTGGTCGAGGTGTCCACCGGTGCCGAGCGCCGCCGGGCGCACCTGGTCCTGGCCGAGGCGCTGGCCTCGCAGCTGGAGCGCAGGGCGTGGCATCTCGGCGAAGCGGCCGTCGGCCCGGACACGGAGGTCGCCGCCCTGCTTGAGGAGGCCGCCCACCGCAGGTTGCGGCGAGGCGACGCCGTGGGCGCCATCGCCTCGCTGACCCGGGCGGCCGAGCTGAGCCCGGACGCCGCGGGACGGAGCCGGCGCCTGGCGGAGGCGGCCTACATCGGCGCAGACGCGGGCGGAGAGCTGGGCGATGCCTCCCGGCTGCTCGTGGACGTGCGCCGGGCGAACCCCGCCGGCGGCGATTCCCTGTACGCCGCGGCGGCGAGCGCCTTCGTGCTGATCAACGGCGAGGGCGATGTGGACACCGCGCACAGGTTGCTGGTCGGCGCGATCGAAGCAGGTGATCATGGCTGGCGCGCCGACAATGACGCGCTGGATGATGCGCTGCACACGCTGCTCCTGCTGTGCTGGTTCGCCGGGCGCCCGCAGATGTGGCGGCCGTTCTTCGCCGCGCTCGACCGGTTGACTCCCGAGGTGCCCGATCTGCTGTGGGTCCTGGCCCGGACGTTCGCCGATCCGGCGCGCACCGGCCATCGCGGCGCGGCCCGCCTGGACACGCTGATCGCCGGGCTGCACGAGGAGAGCGATCCGACCAGGATCGTGCGTCTGGGGACCGGCTCGGTCTACCTCGATCGCCTGGCGGGCCTGCGGGAGGCGGCCTGGCGGGTGGTCCGCATGGGGCGAGACGGCGCCGGACCGCCCCGCCGCCATCTCGGCTCGCTGCTGCACCTGTGCTTCGACGACTACCTCACCGGGCAGTGGGCGCAGGCATCGGAGCTGGCCGAGGAGGGGTTGCGGCTGTGCGACGAGCACGACTACAGGTTCTTCACCTGGTATTTCCGCTACGTTCAGGCGATGCTGGCGGCGGCCCGCGGTGAGGCCGACACCAGCCAGGCGCTCACCGACGCGATCCTGCGGTTCGCCGCCCCGCGCGGTGCGCGTGCCGCCGAAGGCTTCGCCCTCCACGCGCGAGCCGTCAACGACATCGGCCGGGGCGACTACGACAGTGCCTACCGCAACGCGAGCGCACTGAGCCCCGCCGGGAGTCTCGCCCCGTACGTTCCGCACGCGTTGTGGGCCTGCCTGGACCTCGTCGAGGCGGCCGTGCACACCGACCGGCACGCCGAGGCGGCCGCGCACGTCGACGCGCTGGGTGAGGCGAACATCGCCGCGCTGTCTCCGCGGCTCGCGCTGCTGAGCGCCGCGGCGGCGGCGATCACGGCCGAGGACGAGCGGGTCGAGGAGTCGTTCGAGGCGGCATTGGCGCTGCCCGATGTCGAGCGTTGGCCGTTCGACCTGGCCAGGGTGAGGCTTTCCTACGGCGAGCGGCTGCGGCGAATGCGGGCGACCGCCAAGGCCCGCGCCCAGCTCGGCGCCGCGTTGGAGGCTTTTGAGCGGCTCGGCGCCCGCCCCTGGGCGGAACGGGCCGCCGGCGAGTTGCGGGCCACCGGCATGACGAGACCGAGGGGCGCCACCCGGCGGCCTGCCACGCTGACCGCGCAGGAGCGCGAAATCGCCGAGCTGGCCGGCTCGGGCCTGACGAACAAGCAGATCGCCGAACGGTTGTTCCTGTCGCACCGGACCGTCGGTGCCCACCTCTACCAGATCTTCCCGAAACTCGGCATCACCTCCAGAGCCGCGCTGCGTGACGCGCTGGCCGCGTTCCCCGAGGAGGCCACGCCGCCCGACGCAGCCGAGGACCGCTGA
- a CDS encoding bifunctional serine/threonine-protein kinase/glutamate ABC transporter substrate-binding protein, producing MPQISPLVTGDPGELGSFRLTGRIGEGGQGIVYLGVDDQGEQAAIKLLHVKFSGDTIARSRFARELKAAKRVASFCTARVIEADLDGDTPYIASEYIEGRALREIVDTDGPLRGTVLDRLAIGTATALTAIHHASIVHRDFKPDNVLIAADGPRVVDFGIARIIDSSGTITSRAIGTPAYMAPEQIAGEDVGPYTDVFAWGATIAFAATGKVAFEGNSIAVVLNRILNHEVDVSPMPEPLRGVVRSALAKSPQERPSADQILLRLLGQPETTGASTAVLSRGAEVAGDDTTPFLRVSPSLADRQTGTGGTSASLGGTSSPTGGTSSRSDATSAHADGTPSRTGGTSARTGGTSARTDGTSARTDGTSAQRGGTSAQTGGTSLPAGEASARTGGASAPYPGGGGPPHAGAFPAQSGTSPQYAGASTQLSAQSGGPLAPYPAGPQPQAGAATPAEAHTGGPPAPATPPPGLARRSRRRGWWLALATTVLLLCALAVVAVLRGWSPLAFGEEPGLSGGDTTGGTGNPASVVDRAAATGKLVIGVKGDLPGIGLERDGGFEGFDVELAKKVAAALGAKQTEFVRASRGDRADLLADGTVDLVFATYSIDEADENKVSFAGPYYLAHQDLLVRSGSGIETIDDLVGKKICAINSPSVGKVQDRVKVKPVTAGNYAECMDLLRSGGVDAVPGDDLILAGFASRENLRFKVLGAKLTNERYAVGIRRGDARTCEAVNAVIADLYRTGAMKELLTSHFKNVEFDMELKRPVMEACR from the coding sequence ATGCCGCAGATCTCGCCGCTGGTCACGGGCGACCCCGGCGAGCTGGGGTCGTTCCGGCTTACCGGACGGATCGGAGAGGGTGGCCAGGGCATCGTCTACCTGGGCGTCGACGACCAGGGCGAGCAGGCCGCCATCAAGCTGCTGCACGTCAAGTTCAGCGGCGACACCATCGCCAGGTCGCGCTTCGCCAGGGAGCTGAAGGCGGCCAAGCGGGTGGCGTCCTTCTGCACGGCCCGGGTCATCGAGGCCGACCTCGACGGCGACACTCCGTACATCGCGAGCGAGTACATCGAGGGGCGGGCGCTGCGGGAGATCGTCGACACCGACGGGCCGCTGCGCGGCACGGTGCTCGACCGGCTGGCCATCGGCACCGCGACGGCGCTGACGGCCATCCACCACGCCTCGATCGTGCACCGCGACTTCAAGCCCGACAACGTGCTCATCGCCGCCGACGGGCCGCGCGTGGTCGACTTCGGCATCGCCCGGATCATCGACTCGTCCGGCACCATCACCAGCCGGGCGATCGGCACGCCCGCCTACATGGCGCCCGAGCAGATCGCCGGCGAGGACGTGGGGCCCTACACCGACGTGTTCGCGTGGGGGGCGACGATCGCGTTCGCGGCCACGGGCAAGGTCGCCTTCGAGGGCAACTCGATCGCCGTGGTGCTCAACCGGATCCTCAACCACGAGGTCGACGTCAGCCCGATGCCCGAGCCGCTGCGCGGCGTGGTCCGCTCGGCGCTGGCCAAGTCGCCGCAGGAACGGCCGTCGGCCGACCAGATCCTGCTGCGCTTACTCGGGCAGCCGGAGACCACCGGGGCGTCCACGGCGGTGCTGAGCCGGGGCGCGGAGGTTGCCGGTGACGACACCACGCCGTTCCTGCGCGTCTCGCCGTCGCTCGCCGACCGCCAGACCGGCACGGGCGGGACGTCCGCGTCGCTCGGCGGGACGTCCTCTCCCACGGGTGGGACGTCCTCGCGGAGCGACGCGACGTCCGCACACGCCGACGGGACGCCCTCGCGGACCGGCGGGACGTCCGCGCGCACGGGTGGGACGTCGGCACGCACGGACGGGACGTCGGCACGCACGGACGGGACGTCCGCGCAGAGGGGCGGGACGTCCGCACAGACGGGCGGGACGTCCTTGCCCGCCGGTGAGGCGTCCGCGCGCACCGGTGGGGCGTCCGCGCCGTACCCGGGCGGTGGGGGACCGCCGCACGCCGGGGCGTTCCCCGCGCAGTCCGGGACGTCCCCGCAGTACGCCGGGGCGTCCACGCAGCTCTCCGCGCAGTCCGGCGGCCCGCTCGCCCCGTACCCGGCCGGACCGCAGCCCCAGGCCGGAGCGGCGACCCCGGCGGAGGCGCACACGGGCGGGCCCCCGGCGCCCGCCACGCCGCCCCCGGGCCTCGCCCGGCGCAGCCGGCGGCGGGGCTGGTGGCTCGCCCTGGCCACCACGGTCCTGCTGCTGTGCGCGCTCGCCGTCGTCGCCGTGTTACGGGGCTGGTCGCCGCTGGCGTTCGGCGAGGAGCCGGGACTCTCCGGCGGCGACACGACCGGCGGGACCGGCAACCCGGCCAGCGTGGTGGACAGGGCCGCCGCCACCGGCAAGCTGGTCATCGGCGTGAAGGGCGACCTTCCGGGCATCGGGCTGGAACGTGACGGCGGCTTCGAGGGGTTCGACGTCGAACTGGCCAAGAAGGTCGCAGCGGCGCTCGGCGCGAAGCAGACGGAGTTCGTCCGGGCCTCCCGCGGCGACCGGGCCGACCTGCTCGCCGACGGCACGGTGGACCTGGTGTTCGCCACCTACTCCATCGACGAGGCCGACGAGAACAAGGTCAGCTTCGCCGGGCCCTACTACCTGGCGCACCAGGACCTCCTGGTGCGCAGCGGCAGCGGCATCGAGACGATCGACGACCTCGTGGGCAAGAAGATCTGCGCGATCAACAGCCCCTCGGTCGGCAAGGTCCAGGACCGGGTGAAGGTCAAGCCCGTCACGGCGGGCAACTACGCCGAGTGCATGGACCTGCTCAGGAGCGGCGGCGTCGACGCGGTGCCCGGCGACGACCTCATCCTCGCCGGCTTCGCCAGCCGCGAGAACCTCCGCTTCAAGGTGCTGGGCGCCAAGCTCACCAACGAGCGTTACGCCGTCGGCATCCGCAGGGGCGACGCGCGGACGTGCGAGGCGGTCAACGCCGTGATCGCCGACCTCTACCGCACGGGCGCCATGAAAGAGCTCCTGACCAGCCATTTCAAGAACGTCGAATTCGACATGGAGCTGAAGAGGCCCGTGATGGAAGCCTGCCGATGA